A genomic window from Glycine max cultivar Williams 82 chromosome 17, Glycine_max_v4.0, whole genome shotgun sequence includes:
- the LOC100779844 gene encoding exocyst complex component SEC3A produces the protein MAKSSADDGELRRACDAAIEDPKQKIVMALRVAKSHGILGKPSSKLGRMAKPRVLALSIVGDDVVFPAAKSKGQRTTAFLRVLKYSTGGVLEPAKLYKLKHLSKVEVVANDPSGCTFTLGFDNLRSQSVAPPQWTMRNIDDRNRLLLCILNICKDVLGRLPKVVGIDVVEMALWAKENTPPVSAQNKVRDGGPVASVVTETEITELKVNVEKELVSQAEEEDMEALLGTYVMGIGEAEEFSERLKRELQALEAANVHALLESEPLMDEVLQGLDAATSVVEDMDEWLSIFNVKLRHMREDIASIETRNNNLEMQSVNNKSLIEELDKLLERLRVPSEYATSLTGGSFDEARMLQNVEACEWLTSALRGLEMPNLDPSYANMRAVKEKRAELEKLKSTFVRRASEFLRNYFASLVDFMISDKSYFSQRGQLKRPDHADLRYKCRTYARLLQHLKSLDKNCLGPLRKAYCSSLNLLLRREAREFANELRASTKASRNPTVWLEGSTGSGQNVNATDTSTVSDAYAKMLTIFIPLLVDESSFFAHFMCFEVPTLVPPGGVVNGNKAGYDDDDDLGIMDIDENDSKSGKNSVELEALNKSLKDLLDGIQEDFYAVVDWAYKIDPLRCISMHGITERYLSGQKADAAGFVRDLLRDLESRISMQFNRFVDEACHQIERNERNVRQMGVLSYIPRFATLATRMEQYIQGQSRDLVDQAYTKFVSIMFATLEKIAQTDPKYADIFLFENYAAFQNSLYDLANIVPTLAKFYHQASEAYEQACTRHISMIIYYQFERLFQFARRIEDLMFTVAPEEIPFQLGLSKMDLRKMLKSSLSGVDKSIAAMYKKLQKNLTSEELLPSLWDKCKKEFLDKYESFAQLVSKIYPTETIPSVAEMRDLLASM, from the exons ATGGCGAAATCGAGCGCCGACGACGGTGAGCTCCGGCGAGCTTGCGACGCCGCAATTGAGGACCCGAAGCAGAAGATCGTGATGGCGCTGCGCGTCGCCAAGAGTCACGGCATCTTAGGAAAACCTTCCTCCAAGCTCGGTCGCATGGCCAAGCCTAGGGTTCTCGCTCTCTCCA TTGTTGGTGACGACGTGGTGTTTCCTGCAGCGAAATCCAAGGGGCAGAGGACAACGGCTTTTCTTCGAGTTTTGAAGTATTCTACGGGAGGAGTTCTTGaa CCTGCAAAACTATACAAGCTAAAGCACCTGTCAAAAGTGGAAGTTGTAGCAAATGATCCCAGTGGATGTACATTTACTCTG GGATTTGATAACCTTAGAAGCCAGAGTGTGGCTCCTCCTCAATGGACCATGCGCAATATCGATGACAG GAATCGCCTCCTTCTTTGCATCTTGAACATCTGTAAAGATGTTTTGGGCCGCCTTCCTAAGGTTGTTGGTATAGATGTTGTGGAGATGGCTCTTTGGGCTAAG GAAAATACACCACCTGTTTCTGCTCAGAATAAAGTGCGAGATGGTGGTCCTGTTGCATCTGTTGTGACTGAAACAGAAATCACAGAATTGAAAGTCAATGTTGAAAAGGAACTTGTTTCGCAGGCAGAGGAAGAGGACATGGAGGCTCTTTTGGGAAC TTATGTCATGGGTATTGGTGAAGCAGAGGAATTTTCTGAAAGGTTGAAGAGAGAGCTCCAGGCTCTGGAAGCTGCAAATGTGCATGCTCTTTTAGAAAGTGAACCTTTGATGGATGAG GTGTTGCAAGGACTTGATGCCGCAACCAGTGTTGTGGAAGATATGGATGAATGGTTAAGCATATTCAATGTAAAACTCCGGCACATGAGGGAGGATATTGCATCA ATAGAAACTCGCAATAACAACCTGGAAATGCAATCAGTAAATAACAAATCTCTCATTGAAGAGCTTGATAAGCTTCTTGAGCGATTGCGTGTCCCTTCTGAG TATGCCACAAGTTTGACAGGAGGTTCATTTGATGAAGCCCGAATGCTTCAAAATGTAGAAGCATGTGAATGGTTGACCAGTGCCTTGCGTGGTCTTGAAATGCCTAATCTAGACCCTAGTTATGCAAACATGAGAGCT GTTAAAGAGAAGCGTGCAGaacttgaaaaattaaaatctactTTTGTCAGGAGAGCCTCTGAATTCTTGAGAAATTATTTTGCTAGTTTGGTGGACTTCATGATAAGTGATAAAAGTTACTTTTCTCAG CGGGGACAGTTAAAGAGGCCTGATCATGCTGACCTGCGGTACAAGTGCAGGACATATGCACGTCTTCTGCAACATTTGAAG AGTCTTGACAAGAATTGTTTGGGTCCATTGAGGAAAGCTTATTGCAGTTCTCTAAACTTGCTTCTTCGCAGAGAG GCCCGTGAGTTTGCAAATGAACTTCGTGCTAGTACTAAAGCATCTAGAAATCCAACTGTTTGGCTTGAAGGTTCCACAGGTTCTGGTCAGAATGTAAATGCTACTGACACTTCCACAGTCTCTGATGCTTATGCAAAGATGCTTACGATTTTCATCCCGCTTCTAGTGGATGAG AGTTCTTTTTTTGCACACTTCATGTGCTTTGAAGTTCCTACACTTGTTCCTCCTGGAGGTGTTGTTAATGGCAACAAAGCTggatatgatgatgatgatgatttgggAATTATGGACATTGATGAGAATGACAGCAAATCTG GTAAAAATTCTGTGGAGCTTGAAGCTTTGAATAAATCACTTAAGGATTTACTTGATGGAATACAA GAAGACTTCTATGCTGTTGTGGATTGGGCTTACAAGATTGACCCTTTACGCTGTATATCAATGCACGGAATAACAGAACGCTATCTCTCTGGTCAGAAAGCTGATGCAGCAGGATTTGTACGTGATTTGCTTCGTGACCTGGAGTCTCGGATATCTATGCAGTTCAACCGA TTTGTTGACGAAGCTTGCCATcaaattgaaagaaatgaaCGCAATGTTCGCCAAATGGGTGTCCTATCCTACATTCCCAG ATTTGCAACCCTTGCAACTCGGATGGAGCAGTACATCCAGGGTCAGTCTAGGGATTTGGTTGACCAAGCATATACAAAATTT GTTAGCATAATGTTTGCAACTTTAGAAAAAATTGCACAAACAGATCCAAAGTATGCAgatattttcctttttgagaACTATGCTGCTTTTCAGAATAG TTTGTATGACCTCGCCAACATTGTGCCTACTTTGGCCAAGTTTTATCATCAGGCCAGTGAAGCCTATGAACAAGCTTGTACACGCCATATTAGCATGATTATCTACTAT CAATTTGAACGCCTTTTCCAGTTTGCTCGAAGGATTGAAGACTTGATGTTCACTGTTGCACCTGAAGAG ATTCCTTTTCAGCTTGGACTGTCAAAAATGGATCTTCGGAAGATGTTAAAATCCAGTTTATCTGGG GTTGACAAGTCCATTGCTGCGATGTATAAGAAACTGCAAAAGAATTTGACTTCGGAGGAATTGTTACCCTCCTTATGGGACAAATGCAAG AAGGAATTTCTTGATAAGTACGAAAGTTTTGCCCAACTCGTGTCTAAGATTTACCCTACTGAGACGATCCCGTCTGTAGCAGAGATGAGAGACCTTTTAGCTTCCATGTAG